In the genome of Carnobacterium viridans, one region contains:
- a CDS encoding ImmA/IrrE family metallo-endopeptidase, translated as MDSVFDLLELNNIELVLISIESNGYYDPALNIIFINQLLDEEKQKEVILHELGHVLNHKDLASLYSNKSYRSKMENEATKFMIKYLINECEGQFNYSSVLEKYNLGIGWEGKIK; from the coding sequence ATGGATAGCGTCTTTGATTTACTTGAACTAAATAACATTGAGTTAGTTTTGATAAGTATTGAGAGCAATGGATATTATGATCCTGCTCTAAATATCATTTTCATTAATCAACTATTAGATGAGGAAAAACAAAAAGAGGTCATCCTTCATGAATTAGGACATGTTCTTAATCATAAGGATTTAGCTTCTTTATATAGCAATAAATCATACCGTTCTAAAATGGAAAACGAAGCAACTAAGTTTATGATTAAATACTTGATAAATGAATGTGAAGGACAATTCAATTATTCGAGTGTTTTAGAAAAGTATAATTTAGGTATAGGTTGGGAAGGCAAAATTAAATAA
- a CDS encoding siphovirus Gp157 family protein — translation MNLYKLTQNYQNVLEIAEQLDAETLKDTLDSIDEAINDKVENTAYVIKQLGANVDAYASEIKRMQAAKSAMENNAKNLKLYIQESMEKVGLDKVQGKLIKVAIQKNQPSVVVTDEKKLSKYFIEQPPQLNKTILKEDLNNGVKVDGAELQSTRSIRIR, via the coding sequence ATGAATTTATACAAACTAACACAAAACTATCAAAATGTACTAGAAATTGCTGAACAATTAGATGCTGAAACGTTAAAAGACACACTAGATTCAATTGACGAAGCTATTAATGACAAAGTTGAAAACACTGCTTACGTGATTAAACAATTAGGTGCAAATGTAGATGCTTATGCAAGTGAAATTAAACGGATGCAAGCTGCTAAGTCAGCGATGGAAAACAATGCTAAAAACTTAAAACTTTACATCCAAGAGTCAATGGAAAAAGTTGGATTGGACAAGGTGCAAGGCAAATTAATCAAAGTGGCCATCCAGAAAAACCAGCCAAGTGTAGTGGTAACTGATGAAAAGAAACTATCTAAGTATTTCATTGAACAGCCGCCACAATTGAATAAAACGATCCTTAAAGAAGATTTGAATAATGGCGTAAAAGTAGACGGTGCTGAGTTACAAAGCACTAGAAGTATTCGGATTAGATAA
- a CDS encoding N-acetylmuramoyl-L-alanine amidase → MVEIKKQHTKVNFTNVNIKVEYIVEHDTGVLGQTAKNNADYFEKTNRGASANYFVDKTSIYEVVPPGKKAWHVGDDRDDSDDGINNGNTIGIELCAEKDGTFHPNTLANAAWLTQKLMKDYNVPAKKVVRHYDASGKNCPQRMNTDGKWTLWYKYHKQLTGATSVSVPLPSNNTKESQHTVKSGDTLWGLSKQYNATVADLKKWNNLKSDIIVVGTKLNLGNNVKVPTANPTPVASTPKATKSIQQLVNETKAGKHGNGDARKKSLGSNYDAVMKVINGGSKPAAKPVTNKKRVYLPKSAKTWRVYKTSGPYTTGKEVGFLAPAQYGGLNYEIIKALATDVYEIKTSAFGNVAIYAAKSTGATIK, encoded by the coding sequence ATGGTAGAAATCAAAAAACAACATACAAAAGTAAACTTCACCAATGTAAATATTAAAGTAGAATACATCGTAGAACACGATACGGGCGTCCTAGGTCAGACAGCTAAAAATAATGCTGACTATTTTGAAAAGACAAACCGTGGAGCTTCTGCTAATTACTTTGTTGATAAAACATCTATTTACGAAGTTGTCCCTCCAGGTAAAAAAGCTTGGCATGTTGGTGACGACCGTGATGATTCTGACGATGGTATCAACAACGGCAATACTATTGGTATTGAGTTGTGTGCTGAGAAAGATGGTACTTTCCACCCAAATACATTAGCAAACGCTGCTTGGTTGACTCAGAAACTTATGAAAGATTACAATGTACCAGCTAAAAAAGTAGTTCGCCATTATGATGCTTCTGGTAAAAATTGCCCGCAAAGAATGAACACTGATGGAAAATGGACATTGTGGTATAAGTACCACAAACAATTAACAGGAGCTACATCTGTATCTGTCCCTTTACCTTCAAATAACACTAAGGAATCACAGCATACCGTTAAATCTGGCGATACTCTTTGGGGATTGTCTAAACAGTATAATGCAACTGTTGCTGACTTGAAGAAATGGAACAACCTTAAATCTGATATTATTGTTGTAGGCACTAAATTAAATTTAGGAAATAACGTTAAAGTGCCTACTGCAAATCCTACACCTGTTGCAAGTACTCCAAAAGCTACCAAATCTATTCAACAACTTGTCAATGAAACCAAAGCCGGTAAACATGGTAATGGAGATGCGCGCAAGAAATCATTAGGTTCCAACTATGATGCAGTAATGAAAGTTATCAACGGTGGCTCAAAACCTGCAGCTAAACCAGTCACTAATAAAAAACGTGTCTATCTTCCCAAATCAGCTAAAACGTGGAGAGTTTACAAAACTTCAGGACCATATACTACTGGTAAAGAAGTTGGATTCTTAGCACCAGCACAATATGGCGGTTTGAATTATGAAATCATTAAAGCATTAGCTACTGATGTTTATGAAATTAAAACAAGTGCATTTGGCAACGTAGCAATCTATGCTGCTAAATCTACTGGAGCAACAATTAAATAA
- a CDS encoding AAA family ATPase encodes MIKSLTGKTIVFSIDGMYQVLHNLENVDIITMDAQEPNKELGNFYRFVVKNKDEYDNIVIDNLSTFQKFWLNAQATLSKSGMPEIKDYGVIDRVLLDFIASFKKLKKNLLFFAHEKKVEITRESGGVYTQFQPDIRNLDAIMGIVPIVGRMVIMKEPETQKRKRVIVLQPTQSTRAKDQLIGNLQTIDQLELLPTLQKN; translated from the coding sequence ATGATTAAATCATTAACTGGTAAAACGATTGTGTTTTCTATCGATGGCATGTATCAAGTTCTTCACAATTTGGAGAACGTTGACATCATAACAATGGACGCACAAGAACCAAATAAAGAATTAGGTAACTTTTACCGCTTTGTTGTAAAGAACAAAGACGAGTATGACAACATCGTAATCGATAACTTATCAACGTTCCAAAAGTTCTGGTTAAATGCACAAGCAACATTATCCAAAAGCGGCATGCCAGAAATAAAAGATTATGGAGTAATCGATAGAGTGCTACTTGATTTCATCGCAAGCTTCAAAAAACTTAAAAAAAATCTATTGTTTTTTGCACACGAAAAGAAAGTTGAAATCACGCGAGAAAGTGGCGGAGTATATACCCAATTTCAACCAGATATTCGCAACCTTGACGCAATTATGGGAATTGTTCCTATTGTGGGGCGCATGGTCATTATGAAAGAACCAGAAACACAAAAAAGAAAAAGAGTCATCGTACTCCAGCCTACTCAATCGACTAGGGCTAAAGATCAACTTATTGGAAACCTACAAACGATTGATCAATTAGAATTGTTACCAACTTTACAAAAAAACTAA
- a CDS encoding DUF4352 domain-containing protein, which yields MAKKKLFDEHGNEVKGKLKKPFYKKVWFWVLAVIVVAAIGGGLGGEETTSDTTAADTKETTESTPAKEEPTFKVGDVVTVGDMEYTVNGLEVSKSVGPSIMPTEAKGTFLIVDLTVKNNGNEAVMVDSSFFKLKEGDKSFEADAAGSMSANQGDDGQITNSFFLENLNPDIEMQGKIVFDISEEQANSTKTQLEVATGAFGTETELINLH from the coding sequence ATGGCGAAGAAGAAATTGTTTGACGAACACGGTAATGAAGTGAAAGGTAAATTAAAAAAACCTTTTTATAAGAAAGTTTGGTTCTGGGTTTTAGCTGTTATTGTTGTAGCTGCTATTGGTGGAGGTTTAGGCGGAGAAGAAACTACATCTGACACGACTGCTGCTGATACAAAAGAAACAACTGAATCAACTCCAGCTAAAGAAGAACCAACATTTAAAGTTGGCGATGTAGTGACCGTTGGAGATATGGAATATACAGTTAATGGATTGGAAGTTAGCAAATCAGTTGGTCCAAGCATCATGCCTACAGAAGCTAAAGGAACTTTCTTGATTGTGGATTTAACAGTTAAAAATAACGGAAACGAAGCTGTAATGGTTGATAGTTCTTTCTTCAAATTAAAAGAAGGTGATAAAAGTTTTGAAGCAGATGCTGCGGGTTCTATGTCTGCTAATCAAGGAGACGATGGACAAATTACAAACTCTTTCTTCTTAGAAAACTTAAATCCTGATATTGAAATGCAAGGAAAAATTGTATTTGATATTTCTGAAGAACAAGCAAACTCTACAAAAACACAATTAGAAGTTGCTACTGGCGCTTTTGGAACTGAAACAGAATTAATTAACTTACATTAA
- a CDS encoding helix-turn-helix domain-containing protein — protein sequence MGIVDRIKILCDSHKTTFAEVERHVGLSNGQIRRWDTASPKLENIEKVADYFDVSVDYLRGKDTKVTLPTDLDKVLDGMMSFDGKPMTENDRESIRAYLEGRFSDK from the coding sequence ATGGGAATAGTAGACAGAATAAAAATATTGTGCGATAGTCATAAAACGACTTTTGCGGAGGTTGAAAGACACGTAGGTTTATCTAATGGACAAATTAGAAGATGGGATACTGCTTCTCCAAAATTAGAGAATATAGAAAAAGTGGCTGATTACTTTGATGTTTCAGTTGACTACCTACGAGGAAAAGATACTAAAGTTACGTTGCCTACTGATTTAGATAAAGTTTTAGACGGCATGATGAGTTTTGACGGAAAACCTATGACTGAAAATGATAGAGAGTCAATTCGTGCTTATCTTGAAGGAAGATTTAGCGATAAGTGA
- a CDS encoding recombinase family protein, translated as MKLRAGIYLRVSTFEQVKEGYSLQAQEERLTNFALAKDYNLVAKYIDPGHSGAKLDRPGLQSMIEDIKNNKLDIILVYKLDRLSRSQKHTLYLIEDVFLKNNVNFVSMSESFDTTSSFGRAMIGILSVFAQLERDTITERLTMGRVERAKTGLYHGGGNFTPLGYDYIDHMLIVNEFEAMVVKEIYSLYLQKKGVRQIVMELHDKYPEQVTTRTKIKGVLSNPLYIGKVTFAGEIHDGQHESIVDEETFNAAQKIRDSRILYNYSGHEQKGLLNGKLYCGKCGAKYYRQVTGSKKYRYIKYACSSKNWSSPKLIKDRKCDNNRYNVEQLENRVIERLKKLTLKDLTVPEKNGDIEKRSTIKKEIKSIDNQIEKLIELFQFGSITPEKINGRIEKLNVQKINLDLLLNEIDYKKDEKVIQESLKNLNDFNWEEENTLAKIKIMDTFVDTITVNGEQLDIVWNL; from the coding sequence ATGAAATTAAGGGCTGGTATCTATTTAAGAGTTTCCACATTTGAGCAAGTTAAAGAAGGTTACTCTTTACAAGCACAAGAAGAAAGGCTAACTAACTTTGCTTTAGCAAAAGATTACAACTTAGTAGCAAAATATATAGATCCTGGACATAGTGGTGCAAAACTAGACAGACCAGGTCTCCAAAGTATGATTGAAGATATTAAAAATAACAAATTAGACATTATTCTTGTTTATAAATTAGATAGACTTTCCCGTTCTCAAAAGCATACTCTTTATTTAATTGAAGATGTGTTTCTAAAAAATAACGTTAACTTTGTTTCAATGAGCGAATCGTTCGACACTACCTCTTCTTTCGGACGTGCTATGATTGGTATTTTATCTGTGTTCGCACAACTCGAAAGAGATACGATTACAGAACGTTTAACGATGGGTCGTGTAGAGAGAGCGAAAACGGGTTTGTATCATGGAGGCGGTAATTTTACGCCACTTGGATACGATTATATAGATCATATGTTAATAGTAAATGAATTTGAAGCTATGGTGGTAAAAGAAATATATAGTCTATATCTCCAAAAGAAAGGTGTTCGTCAAATAGTTATGGAACTGCACGACAAATATCCAGAACAAGTAACTACAAGAACTAAAATTAAAGGTGTACTCTCTAACCCGCTCTATATTGGTAAAGTAACTTTTGCTGGAGAAATACACGACGGACAACACGAATCAATTGTTGATGAAGAAACTTTCAATGCTGCTCAAAAAATAAGAGATAGCAGAATACTTTATAACTACTCTGGCCACGAACAAAAGGGATTATTGAATGGTAAGTTGTATTGTGGTAAATGTGGTGCAAAATACTATAGACAAGTTACCGGCAGCAAAAAGTATCGATACATTAAATATGCTTGTTCCTCTAAAAATTGGAGTTCTCCAAAACTAATTAAAGATAGAAAATGCGATAATAATAGATATAACGTAGAACAGTTAGAAAATCGAGTTATTGAAAGATTAAAAAAACTAACTTTGAAAGATTTGACTGTTCCAGAAAAAAATGGTGATATCGAAAAAAGGTCAACGATAAAAAAAGAAATAAAATCCATTGATAATCAAATAGAAAAACTAATCGAATTATTTCAATTCGGATCAATAACACCTGAAAAAATAAACGGACGCATTGAAAAATTAAATGTGCAAAAAATTAACTTAGACTTACTTTTAAATGAAATAGATTATAAAAAGGATGAAAAAGTTATACAAGAGTCTTTAAAAAATCTAAATGATTTTAATTGGGAAGAAGAAAATACATTAGCAAAAATAAAAATAATGGACACGTTTGTTGATACTATCACTGTAAATGGCGAACAATTAGACATAGTTTGGAATTTATAG